The following DNA comes from Sebastes umbrosus isolate fSebUmb1 chromosome 8, fSebUmb1.pri, whole genome shotgun sequence.
ttcttgctatattcttcaggtgatagaaggctgtctatGTAAGTTAACACACTCTGATCGTTTTGTTTCACTTCATGTTGCAGTAGCAGCCAAAATAGGCCGAGGACGTGCACTAGAAGACAGAAGAAGCCGCCACTGTCCTTACCTTGACACCATAAACAGGCAAGTTGAATATGCACAGGTAATGTTAGTGCTAAATGCAAGTTagccctgtcctcctcctctataGCTCTACAGCTGATTGTCTGTTTATCCACCAGGAGTGTGCTGGACTTTGACTTCGAGAAACtctgctccatctctctctcccacatCAATGTCTACGCCTGCCTTATATGTGGGAAATACTTTCAAGGTAGGTGAATGAGCTGACATTTAACCCAGGGATCAAACACCTTGTTGTGTGCTTGGACTGATTTACACATGCTTTCCTCTTGTAGGTAGAGGACTGAAGTCCCATGCTTACACTCACAGTGTGCAGTTTACCCATCATGTGTTCCTGAATCTGCACACACTCAAGTTTTACTGTCTGCCAGACAACTACGAGATCATTGACTCTTCACTAGAAGATATCACGGTAAGTTAAGTCATGGTGTTACAGGCCGATGGCATGTCATTAAGTATACTTTTGATAGCAAATGTTtaattcattttcatgttcagCACCCTCCTTTTACAAAAAGCACACTAAATGTTGTTTTGGGTAGAGCTGACAGGTAAATAATCACtataatattgatattgtgttatGGTATGCATTATATTTAGGGGTTGTTGAGATGTACAGTATCAGAATCTTAAATGTCATCTGATCTTGGTTTTAAAGATTGCACCACAGTCAAGTCATACAATGTTAATGTTCTTTGTCTGAGACAGCATCATGCTCTGACAGCATAAGTTAGATATTGTTTGAAACTACCAAGGGTCATACTCAGTTTCACATTGTCAAAATTGAGGTGCTGCATCaaaagtactgtactgtacaaacTCTACTTTTGTGTTAGTAATATGTTGACACTTTCTCActttttctacagtatgtgctgAAACCAACTTTCACCAAGCAGCACATTGGCGGGTTGGACAAGCAGGGTAAACTGTACCGAGCCTACGATGGCACAACCTACCTACCAGGCATCGTAGGGCTCAACAACATCAAAGCCAACGACTACGCCAATGTGGTTTTACAGGTATGAATAACTGCTACAGTGGACCTTCTCTGGACTTGGTCATGAAGGTTTTAAACAATCCCAGCCATTTCACGTGTGCCCCTTCTACTTAGGCTTTTTCCAATGTTCCACCGTTGCGAAACTACTTCCTGGAGGAGGAAAACTACATTGGAATCCGCAGGCCGCCGGGGGACATCATGTTCCTCTTGGTGCAGAGGTTTGGTGAGCTGATGCGCAAACTTTGGAATCCGAGAAACTTCAAGGCTCATGTGTCACCACATGAGATGCTGCAGGCTGTTGTGCTGTGCAGCAAGAAGAACTTCCAAATTACCAAGCAAGGTAATGATTTGGTTGCTAGAAACTGTACTATGCTACGTACTGCAGATCTCAAATAGGCTTTAACACATGATGCTCTATGGAGACTGGGTTGTGATGCTGATTGATTGTTTCCTCTTCTGCAGGAGATGCTGTGGACTTCATGACGTGGTTCTTGAATGCTCTGCATGGTGCCCTTGGAGGcaccaagaaaaaaacatgtgagtAGGAGGAGAATGAAAGGAGTTTGATCCCAAATTGTTAGGTCATAATATATGCAAATTAAGTCCTTAATGTGATATTCACACAGGTATTTGTTAAGTTAATGGTAAATGTGTCAAGAGACAAAGAACACAGATACAGTTTTatatcaaatgtgaatattaaattttcttgtttctctaaggttgatttaatttaattttagcaTGTCAAATGTTTCATATATTATTGTTTGTTAGAAAAATGTGAATTAACCTCTGTCCTCATTTGTCTTTCTGCTCCCATAGCAAGCATTACAAAAGCATTTCAAGGCTCCATGCGGATCTTCTCCAAGAAACTTCCACACCCAGATTTAGTGAGTTCCCTGCTTGTgttatgaattcattaattgaCATCTGGAATATAAATGATTTTAATAATAGAATAACTGAGgtttattcataaatatttttttaattatctggCCGGTTTTGTAGATAATGATGGATTCAGTAAGGCTCCTTTTCCTTCTGAATTGATTTTCCTGTCAAAATGAAGGTTAAGTCTAAGCTGATTTTTGGCACATTATTTAACATATGTTACTTAAAACTTTTTCAAAAGATGGGTACAGTGAGTGGGGCCACATTTTCAgccgtcagaaatggtgacctcatgttACTAGCTCCTCTGCGGTCACAGAATTCGGTGGTTACAGATTTCGGTGCAACACGGGTTCAcgacctctacttcttctactctttTTACTGGCGgtttacagccatgcgtagcctatagtGACAACTTCTAACCAAATTACGTTGTAGCCGaatttattcgctccaaaccagttccTGAAAATGCGCCTAATTCACAGTttcaaaaaaattgtgaaatttcaaaagtttgctgaAAATTTTGTTTGAcaatgaatggaaacacggctaatgtTAAATACTTGGTTATGAAATGCAACACGAGGAGGACTAGAAATAGTCTAAAGTGACTGAAGATGTGCAAAGGGCAGAAAGAATATTCTCTATTTCCAGATGCCTTTAAATCTAACTTTGCTAACAGACGATGAATGATTTACTGTGTCACTATTTCAGTTGAATCCCTGTGAAGACACGATTTTACTAGTCCTTTAACAGAATccaaatcttcttttttttctatttttcagacaCCGGAGGAGAAAGAGGCATTGCTCGTGACAGATGAGTACCAGGAGCAGATGTCAGAGTCCACCTTCCTGTTTCTAACCCTCGACCTCCCAACAGCTCCACTGTACAAGGATGAGAAGGAGCAGCTCATTATCCCGCAGGTTCCTCTCTTCAACATCCTGGGCAAGTTCAATGGCAACACAGAGAAGGTACTGCTTGTCTTAAATATAACGTGCAAAACAAGATAAAAGTGAGGAAAAAAGACTTAAATCAATGTTGCAATGCTGTAATCTCAACAGAAAAGCTTTGGTGTTGATGAAGATTTTTTTAGCCCAAAACGGGatgattatatttttaaatattcacaCCCAGCGGCTTTTTTTAGATGGAAAAAATGGTGGGGCAACAACTACTTTGGACAAATGTAAACCCAGAAAAATAACACAATTTTACATAATGCATTATTTCACATTTCCCACACAGTTTAACAGAGGTGATAATATGACTGGGCACATGCCTGTTCTCCTCAATTTGCTGTTCTACTGATTGATTCCCCGTTTCTGTGCGCTGTCAGTTTGGGTAGCTATGTTTCCTCTGCCGAGCAACCCCAATTTTACTACATTGCCCGGCTGCTTTCATGTATGGTAAGATCTTTGAGATCTTGAAAGTCTGTTCTTGACAAGGTACCATCCCCTCCGAACAACAGATACAGGAAGCAAAAGAAGCTTCTTGACAAGTTAGCATATTTTCCTGGAGAACCATGCCACGttaaatcagtttgtttttttaccagtgGTTTGGTTTATAACATTATCCCGCAACTGGTTGTGTTCAATGAAGAATGAATGAAGTTTTTCTTCAAAAGGCAGACTTTCAAACGTGTGCTGTAAAAGATGGTGACCACAGTTACTATCTTCTTTAAAAGAAATACTAACTTCTGACAACTACCAGCAAATGACAACAACAGTTTTAATTGAGCACCCGTGCATGCTTTCCCGTCTCATTTACATTCAGGAGTACAAAACCTACAAAGAGAATTTTCTCAAAAGGTTCCAGCTGACCAAACTGCCTCCGTACCTCGTCTTTTGCATCAAAAGATTCACCAAGAACAACTTCTTTGTGGAAAAGAACCCCACAATTGTCAACTTCCCCATCACGTAAGTGCAGTTCCTATACTGTAACACAAAATATGTAGCATTGATCTGTGAAGCGCCTGACAGAACCATGAAATGCATGTTGATAATTGTAAAGaatgattgttgttgttattattattattaactccgccaaggccgaaggcctaggaaggaggttatattttcaccgctgttggtttgtccgtttggcagattactccaaaagtccgctatggatttgaatgaaatttttggaggggtgggttgtggcacaatgaacaatccattagattttggtggcgatccggatcatggtccggattcaggaatGTTTTAAGCATtacgatcagccagaacattaacacctctgggtataacgcatgcgcagtgtagctgatgatGCGTGACCCCACcttcttccttcagagagagagacagagagagagctgggggtgggagggaacttactgtgaaattacagttgagttcgaccaaagcacacttggtgattattggaaagactaacgacgcCGGTTTAggggagttttattttgtttctgtccagttagAATGAAGGGTTTTACGATACTCTGTTACGTaaagctgatctcaacataaacaaaaatacatgtggacgatggcgcaagctgaactgAGAGGGGGGcgaaggtctgcgctctccgagtgccattctagttgtaTAATGTAACTGTTGTGAGAAGTGATGCCAAGGTTGTGTGTAATTTGTCCTGCGTATGAATATGCACTTGTTCatgttgtctctttgtatttGCTTCAACAGGAATGTAGACCTTCGTGAGTACTTGACAGAAGAAGCTCAAGTTACAGAGAAGCACACAACGTACGACCTCGTTGCCAACGtagtgcatgatgggaaaccCACTGAGGGAGCGTACAGAATACACGTTCTGCATCATGTAGGTTGCAGCCAGATATTTCTGAAATGATTTCTGGTGGCGTTGGTacaaacaacctaaaaatgcaTCATGTTATGTTTTGACCAGGccagtattattatatattcaaataATCTCTACTTGTGTTTAATCAGGGAACTGGGAAGTGGTATGAGATGCAGGACCTACAGGTGACGGACATTCTCCCCCAGATGATTACGCTGTCGGAGGCCTACATCCAGGCAAGTCCAAGCTCCCACTCATTCTGTGCATGTtggaaaatgtaaatattgcaCAGGCTTGGATCCATTCGTTTCTGTGCAACATGAAGT
Coding sequences within:
- the usp39 gene encoding U4/U6.U5 tri-snRNP-associated protein 2 isoform X2, which produces MMVSLKREREAEVEDEEDSEGRAAKIGRGRALEDRRSRHCPYLDTINRSVLDFDFEKLCSISLSHINVYACLICGKYFQGRGLKSHAYTHSVQFTHHVFLNLHTLKFYCLPDNYEIIDSSLEDITYVLKPTFTKQHIGGLDKQGKLYRAYDGTTYLPGIVGLNNIKANDYANVVLQAFSNVPPLRNYFLEEENYIGIRRPPGDIMFLLVQRFGELMRKLWNPRNFKAHVSPHEMLQAVVLCSKKNFQITKQGDAVDFMTWFLNALHGALGGTKKKTSSITKAFQGSMRIFSKKLPHPDLTPEEKEALLVTDEYQEQMSESTFLFLTLDLPTAPLYKDEKEQLIIPQVPLFNILGKFNGNTEKEYKTYKENFLKRFQLTKLPPYLVFCIKRFTKNNFFVEKNPTIVNFPITNVDLREYLTEEAQVTEKHTTYDLVANVVHDGKPTEGAYRIHVLHHGTGKWYEMQDLQVTDILPQMITLSEAYIQIWKRQESDDDTNNHTGV
- the usp39 gene encoding U4/U6.U5 tri-snRNP-associated protein 2 isoform X3, whose product is MMVSLKREREAEVEDEEDSEVAAKIGRGRALEDRRSRHCPYLDTINRSVLDFDFEKLCSISLSHINVYACLICGKYFQGRGLKSHAYTHSVQFTHHVFLNLHTLKFYCLPDNYEIIDSSLEDITYVLKPTFTKQHIGGLDKQGKLYRAYDGTTYLPGIVGLNNIKANDYANVVLQAFSNVPPLRNYFLEEENYIGIRRPPGDIMFLLVQRFGELMRKLWNPRNFKAHVSPHEMLQAVVLCSKKNFQITKQGDAVDFMTWFLNALHGALGGTKKKTSSITKAFQGSMRIFSKKLPHPDLTPEEKEALLVTDEYQEQMSESTFLFLTLDLPTAPLYKDEKEQLIIPQVPLFNILGKFNGNTEKEYKTYKENFLKRFQLTKLPPYLVFCIKRFTKNNFFVEKNPTIVNFPITNVDLREYLTEEAQVTEKHTTYDLVANVVHDGKPTEGAYRIHVLHHGTGKWYEMQDLQVTDILPQMITLSEAYIQIWKRQESDDDTNNHTGV
- the usp39 gene encoding U4/U6.U5 tri-snRNP-associated protein 2 isoform X4 — its product is MMVSLKREREAEVEDEEDSEAAKIGRGRALEDRRSRHCPYLDTINRSVLDFDFEKLCSISLSHINVYACLICGKYFQGRGLKSHAYTHSVQFTHHVFLNLHTLKFYCLPDNYEIIDSSLEDITYVLKPTFTKQHIGGLDKQGKLYRAYDGTTYLPGIVGLNNIKANDYANVVLQAFSNVPPLRNYFLEEENYIGIRRPPGDIMFLLVQRFGELMRKLWNPRNFKAHVSPHEMLQAVVLCSKKNFQITKQGDAVDFMTWFLNALHGALGGTKKKTSSITKAFQGSMRIFSKKLPHPDLTPEEKEALLVTDEYQEQMSESTFLFLTLDLPTAPLYKDEKEQLIIPQVPLFNILGKFNGNTEKEYKTYKENFLKRFQLTKLPPYLVFCIKRFTKNNFFVEKNPTIVNFPITNVDLREYLTEEAQVTEKHTTYDLVANVVHDGKPTEGAYRIHVLHHGTGKWYEMQDLQVTDILPQMITLSEAYIQIWKRQESDDDTNNHTGV
- the usp39 gene encoding U4/U6.U5 tri-snRNP-associated protein 2 isoform X1, producing MMVSLKREREAEVEDEEDSEGRVAAKIGRGRALEDRRSRHCPYLDTINRSVLDFDFEKLCSISLSHINVYACLICGKYFQGRGLKSHAYTHSVQFTHHVFLNLHTLKFYCLPDNYEIIDSSLEDITYVLKPTFTKQHIGGLDKQGKLYRAYDGTTYLPGIVGLNNIKANDYANVVLQAFSNVPPLRNYFLEEENYIGIRRPPGDIMFLLVQRFGELMRKLWNPRNFKAHVSPHEMLQAVVLCSKKNFQITKQGDAVDFMTWFLNALHGALGGTKKKTSSITKAFQGSMRIFSKKLPHPDLTPEEKEALLVTDEYQEQMSESTFLFLTLDLPTAPLYKDEKEQLIIPQVPLFNILGKFNGNTEKEYKTYKENFLKRFQLTKLPPYLVFCIKRFTKNNFFVEKNPTIVNFPITNVDLREYLTEEAQVTEKHTTYDLVANVVHDGKPTEGAYRIHVLHHGTGKWYEMQDLQVTDILPQMITLSEAYIQIWKRQESDDDTNNHTGV